One Chryseobacterium wanjuense genomic region harbors:
- a CDS encoding response regulator transcription factor, producing the protein MNQKKILLIDDELDILEILSYNLEKEGYDIYTATNGNEGIDKAKEIIPDLILLDVMMPEKDGIETCQELRKIKELQKTLIVFLSARSEEFSQLAGFQAGANDYIVKLIKPKILISKVNALLQLTSQVSDNAKLIEIGDLVIDKDNFRVSKNGQQFLLPKKEFDLLYLLASNTEKVFKREEILEKVWGNDVIVGERTIDVHIRRLREKLGINTIQTLKGIGYKLIV; encoded by the coding sequence ATGAACCAAAAGAAAATCCTCTTAATAGACGATGAATTGGATATTTTAGAGATTCTGTCTTACAACTTAGAAAAGGAAGGCTACGACATCTACACTGCCACAAATGGTAACGAAGGTATCGATAAAGCTAAAGAAATCATCCCAGACCTTATCTTATTGGATGTCATGATGCCGGAAAAAGACGGTATCGAAACTTGTCAGGAACTTCGAAAAATTAAAGAACTTCAGAAAACTCTTATTGTTTTCCTTTCCGCGAGAAGCGAAGAGTTCTCTCAATTGGCCGGTTTCCAGGCGGGTGCAAACGACTACATCGTAAAGCTGATCAAACCGAAAATCCTTATTTCTAAAGTGAATGCCTTATTACAATTAACCTCTCAGGTTTCTGATAATGCAAAACTCATCGAAATCGGAGATCTTGTGATTGATAAGGATAACTTCAGGGTTTCCAAAAACGGGCAGCAGTTTCTGCTTCCGAAAAAAGAATTTGATCTGCTGTATCTATTGGCTTCAAACACAGAAAAAGTCTTCAAAAGAGAAGAAATTCTGGAAAAAGTTTGGGGTAATGACGTGATCGTGGGAGAAAGAACCATCGATGTCCATATCAGAAGATTAAGAGAAAAATTAGGAATCAATACGATTCAGACATTAAAAGGAATTGGGTATAAACTTATTGTTTAA